The following proteins come from a genomic window of Proteinivorax hydrogeniformans:
- a CDS encoding serine dehydratase has translation MDLKKSIASKTPLTLGETLEIAEKDKVKVVDVILAEAQNETNKTKEEVLTESYNQFAHNLKAIDIGLDTGQSLLLGSTGAQLNNEENTLFEDEFVNKILKYTLAAQVGNHEIGLNPCAGTGDSCPYTGFIKAMQDTGYSKNEVRETTALILKIGSMFRVGKITTGCNMEGFGAGAAAIAAAAVHINGGSPKDMERAMVLSISPTIAVPCTPRVMVPGLCATHIGGAILIGVLSAQLAIKTDIEVNVPIDVMLAMATEAHPISAKHIVPTVNDFMRPFFKTKQEVEKLIDQPIKEQEKLDIQETLETSKQVAKKLAKGAKPIYETLGEAVVGGSSQAVGSPTNTGRIAHHLSKGQIKKVKIELYGELFDRRGINIPGTLMGAVFGASTNDYKMYRQVMESIERTGIEVDIVKAKEHQVQKVTIETSEGTYAVDALNRGGGRLVLRDATPSIEQARKVAQELSIVVVEE, from the coding sequence ATGGACCTTAAAAAAAGCATAGCTTCAAAAACACCTTTGACACTTGGAGAGACATTAGAAATAGCGGAAAAAGATAAGGTGAAAGTAGTAGATGTGATTTTAGCAGAAGCTCAAAATGAAACAAATAAAACGAAGGAAGAAGTTTTAACTGAATCATATAATCAGTTTGCTCACAATTTAAAGGCAATTGACATTGGTTTAGATACAGGACAGAGTTTGCTTTTAGGCAGCACAGGAGCTCAACTAAACAATGAAGAAAACACATTATTTGAAGATGAATTCGTCAATAAGATTTTAAAATATACACTGGCTGCTCAAGTGGGAAATCATGAAATAGGTTTAAACCCTTGTGCTGGTACAGGCGACTCTTGTCCTTATACTGGTTTCATCAAAGCTATGCAGGATACTGGATATAGTAAAAATGAAGTGAGAGAAACAACAGCCTTGATTCTAAAGATAGGTTCAATGTTTAGAGTTGGCAAAATAACTACAGGATGTAACATGGAAGGTTTTGGAGCTGGAGCTGCAGCTATAGCAGCTGCAGCAGTACACATAAATGGTGGAAGTCCAAAAGATATGGAAAGAGCCATGGTACTATCCATATCTCCAACCATTGCAGTTCCTTGTACTCCAAGAGTAATGGTTCCTGGCCTTTGTGCTACCCATATAGGTGGAGCAATTTTGATTGGAGTACTATCGGCACAGTTAGCTATCAAAACAGATATTGAAGTAAATGTGCCAATAGATGTTATGTTAGCAATGGCGACAGAAGCGCATCCTATTTCAGCTAAACATATTGTGCCGACGGTAAATGATTTTATGAGACCATTTTTCAAAACAAAGCAAGAAGTAGAAAAACTTATAGACCAGCCCATTAAAGAGCAAGAAAAACTAGATATCCAGGAAACATTGGAAACGTCTAAGCAAGTGGCCAAAAAACTTGCTAAAGGAGCAAAGCCAATCTATGAAACGTTAGGAGAAGCGGTAGTAGGAGGTAGTTCTCAAGCGGTTGGCTCACCTACAAATACTGGTAGAATCGCCCATCATTTATCTAAAGGGCAAATAAAGAAAGTCAAAATAGAGTTATACGGGGAGTTATTTGACCGTAGGGGGATTAACATTCCCGGAACCTTAATGGGAGCTGTTTTTGGTGCCTCAACAAATGATTATAAAATGTATAGGCAAGTAATGGAGTCAATTGAGCGTACAGGAATTGAAGTAGATATAGTTAAAGCTAAAGAACATCAGGTACAAAAAGTAACTATTGAAACAAGCGAAGGGACTTATGCTGTTGATGCGTTAAATAGAGGTGGAGGTCGTCTAGTTTTAAGAGATGCAACGCCTTCTATAGAACAGGCGAGAAAGGTAGCTCAAGAACTTTCAATAGTAGTAGTGGAGGAGTAG
- a CDS encoding aconitase/3-isopropylmalate dehydratase large subunit family protein, with translation MNIIEKIIAQKANKDFVKVGDEVTISVDLAIAHDVTAPMAIKQFKSINIDRVFNKDKVAFVMDHCIPCSTVESREQHNYIKEFSNQFGVKLFDKSEGVIHQVLREEKLCDTGDVVVGADSHTCTAGAYGALALPVGSTELAAVMALGTIDIEVPQTHLIKIEGQLKKGVYAKDIILHVIGKFGTNGFTDKGVIFTGETILNLTVEEKMTIANMMIEKGAMIGYIDQEKEMDTEKIGEVSDITCISAEDIKPVAACPSSPANIKPVEEIEGTKINQVVVGSCTNGRYSDMEIIANVLKDRKASDDVTLIVVPASKKVLDKMEENGLCKIIRDAGAIIINPGCGPCFGAHQGLLNKGDVAITTTNRNFPGRMGHKDAKIYLASPRVVAESAVKGYIVRPGTVIPLEV, from the coding sequence ATGAATATAATTGAGAAAATAATAGCACAAAAAGCAAATAAGGATTTTGTTAAAGTGGGCGATGAAGTAACGATCAGTGTGGATTTAGCTATAGCACATGATGTGACAGCCCCTATGGCGATAAAGCAGTTTAAGTCCATAAACATTGATAGAGTGTTTAATAAGGACAAAGTAGCTTTTGTGATGGACCATTGTATCCCCTGCTCTACTGTGGAGTCAAGAGAACAGCATAACTATATCAAGGAATTTTCTAATCAATTTGGTGTAAAGCTATTTGATAAATCAGAAGGAGTTATCCATCAGGTTCTAAGAGAAGAAAAGCTTTGTGATACAGGAGATGTGGTTGTTGGTGCAGACTCTCATACGTGTACTGCTGGAGCTTATGGTGCATTAGCATTACCAGTGGGGTCAACAGAATTAGCCGCTGTTATGGCACTGGGAACAATAGACATTGAAGTTCCTCAAACCCATTTGATAAAAATAGAGGGACAGCTTAAAAAAGGTGTTTATGCCAAGGACATAATTCTTCATGTTATCGGTAAATTTGGCACTAATGGATTTACTGATAAAGGAGTAATTTTTACTGGAGAGACCATACTAAATTTAACTGTAGAAGAAAAAATGACCATAGCAAATATGATGATTGAAAAGGGAGCTATGATTGGCTATATAGATCAAGAAAAAGAAATGGATACCGAAAAAATTGGTGAAGTATCTGATATCACCTGTATTTCTGCGGAAGATATAAAGCCGGTAGCTGCCTGTCCATCCTCTCCAGCTAATATAAAACCTGTTGAGGAAATAGAAGGTACAAAAATAAATCAAGTGGTTGTAGGCAGTTGTACTAATGGTAGATATTCAGACATGGAAATAATAGCAAATGTTTTAAAGGACAGGAAGGCTAGTGATGATGTTACATTAATAGTAGTACCGGCTTCAAAAAAAGTATTGGACAAAATGGAAGAAAACGGTCTATGCAAAATAATCAGAGATGCAGGAGCGATTATTATCAATCCTGGTTGTGGTCCTTGTTTTGGTGCCCATCAAGGATTACTAAATAAAGGTGATGTTGCAATAACTACAACAAACAGAAACTTTCCAGGAAGAATGGGCCACAAAGACGCGAAAATTTATTTGGCATCACCGAGGGTTGTAGCAGAAAGTGCTGTCAAAGGTTATATAGTGAGACCTGGAACGGTAATTCCTTTGGAGGTATAG
- a CDS encoding 3-isopropylmalate dehydratase: MEKIKGNVFCFKDDVDTDQILPGYAMSSPEEELKNFALKGSCIPKFAELVNKGDIILAGENFGCGSSREQAPVAIRQSGVGVIIAKSFARIFRRNAINIGLPVLTSDYVDEIKEDLSDGDVLEVDIDKLKVTNINKNKSYQLNELTDVTLETLQAGGLINKVINKLNEKGCKNG; the protein is encoded by the coding sequence ATGGAGAAAATTAAAGGAAATGTTTTTTGCTTCAAAGATGATGTAGATACCGATCAGATTTTGCCTGGATATGCTATGTCTAGCCCAGAAGAAGAACTTAAAAACTTTGCATTAAAAGGTAGTTGTATTCCTAAATTTGCTGAATTAGTAAACAAAGGAGATATTATTTTGGCTGGTGAAAATTTTGGCTGTGGCTCTAGTAGAGAACAGGCTCCGGTTGCTATTAGACAATCCGGTGTAGGCGTTATAATAGCTAAGTCGTTTGCAAGGATATTTAGGAGAAATGCCATAAATATTGGGTTGCCAGTTTTGACCAGTGATTATGTAGATGAAATAAAAGAAGATTTGAGTGATGGTGATGTACTAGAAGTTGATATTGATAAATTAAAAGTTACAAATATAAACAAAAACAAATCATATCAACTTAATGAGCTTACTGACGTAACTTTGGAGACTTTACAAGCTGGAGGGCTCATCAACAAAGTAATCAATAAGTTAAATGAGAAGGGGTGTAAAAATGGCTAG
- a CDS encoding cobalamin-dependent protein (Presence of a B(12) (cobalamin)-binding domain implies dependence on cobalamin itself, in one of its several forms, or in some unusual lineages, dependence on a cobalamin-like analog.): MASSRPKTEKIIKEEIERIKAYEKAFDVKMPYIDENGDVQGLPEAYPREINGVKRSGYRLTELGRQAIETGKPVQNPILGRNSAQETFEESQHMYDIAEKLGISLFQFVHSEATRHIDPLDGLELIEQSRGKGGITPKGEREFVKMGGGAKHPLRINATGDTTHLNVINALIAGFDGTDLGPVIHVHFGGRGIHDFRTKVANGYKALQICAENNMFVQLDTHKHINNIMGTDGMALAMCLLSEGLAIKAGLDRALSAIQMNVGGINVLADLALIKAYREIIWSEFIVAVPETFQNPPADLIAEQAHFARMAMTAKLAGANFYRPKAAENVGIPTGNSMAKAIWATQDVFNNTYRMEINDPFINARKEEIKTEALAILTAALERDTLLQPEEITEEFWKSFDDKELIDLIVEAGRKGILDAPRAGGWDLKRFVKTNRDSDGIRRYLEGYTPCDVPQKHMPITKDNVKAEKEYVVTKKEKVLLATVGADAHVVGINMVKEAIQKAGYEVIFLRGMNLPETVAEVAAETKASVVGVSNLLGMGSTLFPRVDKRLRELKLRDDVVLLAGGRLAEKEEEHASYEEKIANEGTNFLGVDAFFGPGSDVTKCAEWIEEQLKK, from the coding sequence ATGGCTAGCTCAAGACCAAAAACTGAAAAAATAATAAAAGAGGAAATTGAGCGTATAAAAGCTTATGAAAAGGCTTTTGATGTAAAAATGCCTTATATTGATGAAAATGGAGACGTTCAAGGATTGCCAGAGGCTTATCCCAGAGAAATAAATGGAGTAAAGCGTAGTGGATATCGCTTAACTGAGCTAGGAAGACAAGCCATTGAAACTGGCAAACCAGTACAAAATCCTATTTTGGGAAGAAATAGTGCACAGGAAACATTTGAAGAATCACAACACATGTATGATATAGCAGAAAAACTTGGAATTAGTTTGTTTCAATTTGTTCACTCAGAAGCTACAAGGCATATTGACCCTTTAGATGGCTTAGAACTAATAGAGCAGTCAAGGGGCAAAGGTGGAATAACTCCAAAAGGTGAGCGGGAATTCGTTAAAATGGGTGGAGGTGCTAAGCATCCACTGAGAATAAACGCTACTGGAGACACTACTCATTTAAATGTGATTAATGCATTAATTGCAGGATTTGATGGAACAGATTTAGGACCTGTAATACACGTTCACTTTGGCGGTCGAGGTATCCATGATTTTAGAACAAAGGTGGCAAATGGATATAAAGCTTTGCAGATTTGTGCTGAAAATAATATGTTTGTTCAGTTAGATACTCATAAACATATAAATAACATTATGGGTACAGATGGTATGGCTTTAGCAATGTGCTTATTGTCTGAAGGTTTAGCAATCAAAGCAGGATTGGATAGAGCTTTGAGCGCCATACAAATGAATGTAGGCGGAATAAACGTACTGGCAGACTTAGCCTTGATTAAAGCATATCGTGAGATAATTTGGAGTGAATTTATTGTAGCAGTGCCAGAGACTTTTCAGAACCCACCGGCTGACTTAATAGCAGAACAAGCACACTTTGCCAGAATGGCAATGACCGCTAAATTAGCTGGAGCTAATTTTTACCGACCAAAAGCTGCTGAAAATGTGGGCATTCCTACTGGCAATTCTATGGCAAAAGCTATTTGGGCAACTCAAGATGTGTTTAATAACACCTATAGAATGGAAATTAATGATCCTTTTATAAACGCTAGAAAGGAAGAAATAAAAACAGAAGCATTGGCTATACTTACAGCTGCTTTGGAGAGAGATACTTTACTTCAACCAGAAGAAATAACAGAAGAATTCTGGAAATCATTTGACGACAAAGAGTTAATTGACTTGATAGTAGAAGCCGGGCGAAAGGGAATTTTAGATGCACCTAGAGCTGGTGGTTGGGATTTAAAAAGATTTGTAAAAACAAATAGAGATAGTGATGGTATTAGGCGCTACCTTGAAGGATACACTCCATGCGATGTACCTCAAAAACATATGCCTATTACAAAGGATAATGTAAAAGCGGAAAAAGAGTATGTTGTTACCAAAAAAGAAAAAGTGCTTTTAGCTACAGTTGGGGCGGATGCCCATGTTGTTGGAATAAATATGGTAAAAGAAGCAATTCAAAAAGCAGGTTATGAAGTTATCTTTTTAAGAGGAATGAACTTGCCGGAAACGGTAGCAGAAGTTGCAGCGGAGACAAAAGCTAGCGTAGTTGGTGTGAGCAACTTACTAGGAATGGGTTCAACGCTGTTTCCTAGGGTAGACAAACGTTTAAGAGAGTTAAAGTTAAGAGATGATGTAGTTTTATTAGCTGGCGGAAGGCTAGCAGAAAAAGAAGAAGAGCATGCATCTTATGAAGAGAAAATAGCTAATGAGGGAACAAATTTCTTAGGCGTTGATGCCTTTTTTGGTCCAGGTAGCGATGTCACAAAATGCGCAGAATGGATTGAAGAACAATTAAAAAAATAA
- a CDS encoding PrpF domain-containing protein, whose protein sequence is MEQHNTKVVIMRAGTSKGIFIKDSDLPTDKKQRDKLILKIFGSPDVRQIDGLGGADPLTSKLAIIGPSSREDADVDYTFGQVSYTAPKIDYSGNCGNISAGVAPFAVDEGYVNAVKPVTTVRVHNTNTGKILVEKVEVDHGKAKVIGDFSIAGVPGTGAPIAIDFSDTQGSKTGKLLPTDNVVDKISVQNYGQVTASLVDAANPMVFVKAEDLNLKGTETPAEIDENKSLLKTLEEIRGKAATMMGLVDSWEKAVDEVPAFPMLALVSEAQNYKDFTKGTPIDQSEVDFVSRLMFMQVVHKTYAGTATICTGAAARVEGTVVNEVMKDKNRGRQDVLRIGHPAGVITIDVTASKAKEGWELNKAVINRTARRIMEGDCYTTKRG, encoded by the coding sequence GTGGAACAACATAACACTAAAGTCGTGATAATGAGGGCAGGTACAAGTAAGGGAATATTCATCAAAGATTCGGATTTGCCTACTGACAAGAAACAACGGGACAAGCTTATATTAAAAATATTTGGCAGTCCAGATGTAAGACAAATAGATGGTTTAGGGGGGGCAGACCCATTGACAAGCAAGCTTGCTATAATAGGCCCCTCGTCTAGAGAAGATGCAGATGTGGACTATACGTTTGGACAAGTTTCGTATACAGCTCCTAAAATAGATTATTCTGGCAACTGTGGCAATATCTCTGCTGGAGTTGCGCCTTTCGCAGTTGACGAAGGTTATGTTAATGCGGTTAAACCTGTTACAACGGTGAGAGTGCATAATACAAATACAGGAAAAATTTTAGTTGAAAAAGTGGAAGTGGATCATGGCAAAGCAAAAGTGATAGGTGACTTCAGTATTGCTGGAGTTCCGGGAACAGGTGCACCTATTGCTATAGATTTTTCCGACACTCAAGGTTCAAAAACTGGCAAGTTACTACCAACAGACAACGTAGTTGATAAAATTTCGGTACAAAATTATGGACAAGTCACTGCGTCGTTAGTGGATGCAGCAAATCCAATGGTTTTTGTAAAAGCTGAAGACTTAAATCTGAAAGGTACAGAAACACCAGCTGAAATTGATGAAAACAAAAGCCTGTTGAAAACATTAGAGGAAATCAGGGGTAAAGCTGCAACAATGATGGGACTTGTTGACAGTTGGGAGAAAGCAGTGGATGAAGTTCCAGCCTTTCCAATGTTAGCTTTAGTATCTGAGGCACAAAATTATAAAGATTTTACAAAAGGAACGCCTATTGACCAATCAGAGGTGGACTTTGTATCTAGACTTATGTTTATGCAGGTGGTACACAAAACATATGCTGGAACTGCAACAATTTGTACAGGAGCAGCGGCTAGAGTTGAAGGAACAGTTGTTAATGAAGTTATGAAAGACAAAAACAGAGGCCGGCAAGACGTTTTAAGGATAGGTCATCCTGCTGGTGTAATTACAATTGATGTAACAGCTAGCAAAGCAAAAGAAGGATGGGAGTTAAACAAAGCGGTAATTAACAGGACGGCAAGAAGAATAATGGAAGGGGACTGTTATACAACGAAAAGAGGGTAA
- a CDS encoding glutamate mutase L — MSKFDYLVIDIGSTYTKQRLFSKKKLVCSVQSPTTIKNVQQGIAKGQNFIKQKITESEIDVDNILASSSAAGGLKMVAMGYMSRVTAKAAKEVAMNSGAKILEIVSNEDPPSYRIQILKETAPDIILLAGGTDFGDETSLLENAQLLADCKIDGIVVLAGNIAAQKKAEQILIKANISCVRVANIMPTIHQLKAKEAREVIHKEFIKQITQAQGVNLLQNQLTNDKIMPTPGAVLMAAELLSKGTYSQKGLGEIIVVDLGGATTDVHSVVPRLADLKTEEIGLIVSNEKQVSYRTVEGNLGMRISAMSILDTVNPKGILQKRQITDEQTLKSFIDYCKEVEENPEHIPKDKQQYQFDTFLAETAVEIALKRHAGYISTYHDPVTGVVPGMPVGRDLRNVDTIVAVGGIFANRTQQDCKNIVKNALKDKGTSLLPKEPEVLIDSNYLLFTGGIISQVDEEYAFDILINQFNKKIGNC, encoded by the coding sequence ATGTCTAAATTTGATTACTTGGTAATTGACATAGGTAGTACTTACACAAAACAGAGACTATTTAGCAAAAAAAAGCTTGTTTGCAGTGTGCAAAGTCCAACAACAATTAAAAACGTTCAACAAGGAATAGCAAAGGGTCAAAATTTTATCAAACAAAAAATCACAGAAAGTGAAATAGATGTCGATAATATTTTAGCATCTAGCAGTGCAGCAGGTGGTCTAAAAATGGTTGCCATGGGATATATGTCAAGGGTAACAGCAAAAGCTGCTAAAGAGGTGGCAATGAACTCAGGAGCTAAAATATTAGAAATAGTTTCTAATGAAGACCCCCCATCTTACAGAATACAAATATTAAAAGAGACAGCCCCTGATATAATTTTGCTGGCAGGGGGAACAGATTTTGGAGATGAAACTTCGTTGCTGGAGAATGCCCAGCTTCTAGCTGATTGTAAAATAGACGGAATAGTTGTGTTAGCAGGCAATATTGCGGCTCAAAAGAAGGCGGAACAAATATTAATAAAAGCGAACATATCTTGTGTGAGAGTAGCCAATATAATGCCGACCATCCATCAATTAAAAGCCAAGGAAGCCAGGGAAGTAATACACAAGGAGTTTATAAAGCAAATAACACAAGCACAAGGAGTAAATTTGCTACAAAATCAACTAACGAACGATAAAATAATGCCTACTCCTGGAGCGGTTTTAATGGCAGCAGAGCTGCTTTCTAAAGGAACATATTCACAAAAAGGTTTAGGAGAAATTATTGTGGTTGACTTAGGCGGAGCAACCACCGATGTACATTCAGTAGTTCCAAGATTGGCAGATTTAAAAACAGAAGAAATAGGTTTAATAGTTAGCAACGAAAAACAAGTGTCTTATCGTACAGTTGAAGGCAATTTAGGTATGCGAATTAGCGCTATGAGTATTTTGGATACAGTTAATCCCAAAGGTATATTGCAAAAAAGGCAAATAACAGATGAACAAACATTAAAGTCATTCATTGACTATTGTAAGGAAGTGGAAGAAAACCCCGAGCATATACCTAAAGACAAACAACAATATCAGTTTGATACTTTTCTAGCTGAGACAGCAGTAGAAATAGCACTGAAAAGGCATGCCGGTTATATATCAACCTATCATGACCCAGTGACAGGTGTAGTACCGGGAATGCCCGTAGGTAGAGATTTGCGAAACGTAGATACCATAGTTGCTGTTGGAGGAATTTTTGCTAATAGAACACAACAAGATTGTAAAAATATAGTAAAAAATGCACTAAAAGATAAAGGAACTTCCCTTTTGCCAAAGGAGCCTGAAGTATTAATTGATTCAAACTACTTGCTTTTTACAGGGGGAATAATTTCACAAGTGGATGAAGAATACGCTTTTGATATTCTTATAAATCAATTTAATAAAAAAATAGGTAATTGCTAA
- a CDS encoding isocitrate lyase/PEP mutase family protein — translation MKKTTQLRKLLNSEEILVAPGAHDALTARVIEKTGFEAVYMTGYGQAASALGKPDIGLLSMTEMLDRARKMVSAVEVPVIADADTGFGNAITVMRTVEEYEAAGVAGVQLEDQVAPKRCGHMLGRKVISMDEMVGKIKAAKAARKDEELVIVARTDARTVHGIDEAIKRAKAYESAGADVIFVESLETKEEMERIHKELSVPTLANMVEGGRTPLLTNDQLQDLGYGLVIYPTASTYVYAKAMFGLMSKLKSDKTTENYTDEMITFSEFNELVGLGDFADLEDKFVKE, via the coding sequence ATGAAAAAGACGACCCAACTGAGAAAACTATTGAATTCAGAAGAAATCTTGGTAGCTCCAGGAGCTCACGACGCTTTAACAGCTAGAGTGATTGAAAAAACAGGCTTTGAGGCAGTTTATATGACTGGATATGGACAAGCGGCAAGTGCGTTGGGGAAACCAGACATTGGACTATTAAGTATGACTGAAATGCTAGATAGAGCTAGGAAGATGGTGTCTGCTGTTGAAGTGCCAGTTATAGCAGATGCTGACACAGGTTTTGGCAATGCTATAACAGTAATGAGAACTGTTGAGGAGTATGAAGCAGCAGGGGTAGCAGGAGTTCAGCTAGAGGATCAAGTGGCGCCCAAAAGATGTGGGCATATGTTAGGCAGAAAAGTAATTTCTATGGATGAGATGGTAGGAAAAATAAAAGCGGCAAAAGCTGCTAGGAAAGATGAAGAATTGGTTATTGTAGCTAGGACTGATGCAAGAACAGTACATGGTATAGATGAAGCGATTAAAAGAGCTAAAGCATATGAAAGTGCAGGAGCGGATGTTATTTTCGTAGAGTCATTAGAAACAAAGGAGGAAATGGAAAGAATCCACAAAGAGCTTAGCGTCCCAACCTTGGCTAACATGGTTGAAGGAGGTAGAACCCCTCTTTTGACTAATGATCAGCTTCAAGACTTAGGTTACGGGTTGGTTATTTACCCAACAGCTTCAACTTATGTTTACGCAAAGGCAATGTTCGGATTGATGAGCAAGCTTAAATCAGATAAAACAACTGAAAATTATACCGATGAAATGATAACATTTTCTGAGTTTAATGAGTTGGTAGGTTTAGGAGATTTTGCGGATTTAGAGGATAAGTTTGTGAAGGAATAA
- a CDS encoding amidohydrolase family protein has translation MVTTLAIKNIGVLVTGDINNPILKASTIIVQNGKIKKIGNEELLDQFNCQKIIDAKDTTVAPGFIDSHAHPVLGDYTPRQNTMGFINSSLHGGVTTMISAGEPHTPGRPKNPSGAKALAILANKSSKARPGGVKLHGGAVILEKGLTEKDFIEMANEGVWLVGEVGLGSVKDPEEAAPLVACAKKHGFKVMMHTGGTSIPGSSTITSDDVIKTDPDVVSHINGGPTAVSLEEVEKIIDNTNMALEIVQCGNYKILRQTVNKAIDKGQTERIIVGNDSPSGSGVIPLGILRTLAYVAAETEATAEEAICFATGNTAKVYGLDVGVIEEGKEADIVIMDTPLGSMGKNALGALEQGDLPGISMALVDGEVLFAKSRNTPPASTPAELIQK, from the coding sequence ATGGTAACTACGTTGGCAATTAAAAATATTGGTGTTTTAGTTACAGGAGATATAAATAACCCCATATTAAAAGCAAGTACCATTATAGTTCAAAATGGTAAAATTAAAAAAATCGGTAACGAAGAGTTGTTAGACCAATTTAACTGCCAAAAAATTATAGATGCAAAAGACACAACGGTAGCCCCAGGATTTATTGATTCACATGCCCACCCTGTTTTGGGAGATTATACCCCAAGACAAAACACAATGGGCTTTATTAACAGCTCTCTTCATGGCGGTGTCACCACTATGATTTCTGCTGGAGAGCCACACACACCTGGTCGTCCTAAGAATCCATCAGGAGCGAAAGCACTAGCTATACTGGCAAATAAATCTTCAAAAGCAAGGCCAGGAGGTGTAAAGCTTCATGGAGGTGCAGTGATTTTAGAAAAAGGACTTACAGAAAAAGACTTTATTGAAATGGCTAATGAAGGAGTATGGCTAGTTGGTGAGGTTGGTCTCGGCTCGGTAAAGGACCCCGAGGAAGCAGCGCCACTGGTAGCATGTGCAAAAAAGCATGGGTTTAAAGTAATGATGCATACTGGTGGAACATCCATTCCTGGCAGCAGTACCATAACTTCAGATGATGTTATAAAAACCGACCCTGATGTTGTGTCCCATATAAATGGTGGGCCTACAGCTGTGTCATTAGAAGAAGTTGAAAAAATTATCGATAATACCAACATGGCATTAGAAATAGTTCAATGTGGTAATTATAAAATCTTGAGGCAAACTGTTAATAAAGCAATAGATAAAGGGCAAACAGAAAGAATTATTGTGGGCAACGACTCTCCATCTGGTTCGGGAGTTATACCTTTAGGTATTTTGAGAACACTTGCTTATGTAGCAGCGGAAACCGAAGCAACTGCTGAAGAAGCGATTTGCTTTGCTACTGGAAACACAGCAAAAGTATATGGACTAGATGTAGGGGTCATAGAAGAAGGAAAAGAGGCAGACATTGTTATTATGGATACACCGCTAGGGTCAATGGGTAAAAATGCATTAGGTGCTTTAGAGCAAGGGGACTTACCAGGAATATCAATGGCTTTAGTTGATGGAGAAGTGTTATTTGCCAAGAGCAGAAATACTCCGCCTGCTTCTACTCCAGCGGAACTAATTCAAAAATAG